The nucleotide sequence ACTGCTGGCGGTACTTGGCAGGTGACATTCCGGCGTGCTTTTTGAATTGGCGATAGAACGTCGTCAGATCATTGAAGCCGCATTCGAAGGCGACTGAGGCGATCGGGATCGATGTGTCTTGCAACCGTTTCTTGGCATGGTCAACGGCCTTGCCCCGCACGAAGTTCAACCAAGTCGTCCCGGTTCGCTGGCTGAACAATTTCGTGAAGTGCCGCCGTGACATCCCCAAACTGGCCGCGGCCTCATCGATCGTGGTGGCTTCAAAGAAATAGTCTTCCAAATAGCTGACATAGCGGCGCATTGATTCTTGGTCCCGCGTCATGCCCCGCGCGACGCGTTTGCGAACATGAGTCCGCGGATCCAAAACCGATTCCAGCAACCGCAGGGCGTCGGCGACCATCGACAGGCTGATCGAATCGTCCAAGGTCTGCTGGCGGTAAACCATCCGCCGCATGGTGACCGCGACGCGGGTGGTCAGGTGGGGATCGCCCAACACGAAGAACGCGAACCGTTTGGCGATCGCCGAATCGAATCGCAACAAATTCAAGCTGATGCAAGCCACGTACAGACGACTGGGCTGTTCCGGTGCATCGACGACACGGTGACGCAGTTCCGGCGGCACCACGATCACATCACCACTTTGAAAGGGCTTGGTGATGGATTGGGTTTCCAATTTGCCGGCGCCTTCGAGCACGTAAATCAGCTTAACGAAACGATGCGACCGAAAGTCCATCGAAAAGTCACCGGTGTGGTGGCTTTCGAAAACGAAGACGCCGAAGTCCGGCAACACTTCATCGACTGGACGGCTGGTGCGTCGATCCGACAACGAGGCTTCCTATCGGGATTCAAGAATCGGCAGGTTGGAAGGCGGGTGTCAGCGGTTGCCGACGGCGGGCCAACGAGCGACCGATCGAATGACCGAAACGGTCAGGCCGCGTCGCATCGCCCGGTTGCCCGAATTGCCAATTTCGGGTCTCACCTGATCATCCAAGACCTGCCCGGCCGGGGCAAGTACGATCATGCCGCTGCCTCTGTCCGCCCCGCCGGTTCACGATCCGGCTTGCCGCTTGTCCCAATGCCCACGCCGATGTCGACTTATCCAAGAATCGCCGCCCTGAAGACCCACGACGCTTTCACCGCCCGATTGTTCCAATTGGGCCTGGATTTGCCCTGTGACGCCGACGTCGCCTCGGGACCGGACAGCCCACTTGCGGACGGGATTGAGGTCGATGGGCTGACGGTGGGCAACCGGTTTTGCATTTTGCCGATGGAAGGCTGGGACGGGACGACCGACGGCAAGCCCACCGATTTGACGCATCGCCGCTGGAAGAATTTCGGGATCAGTGGTGCCAAGTGGATGTGGGGCGGTGAAGCGGTGGCGGTCCGCCACGACGGTCGAGCCAACCCGAATCAACTGTTGATCAACGAAGACAATCTGTCGTCGATCGCCGACCTGCGACAAACGCTGTTGGACGCCCACGCCGAACGTTTTGACACCACCGATGACCTGTTGGTCGGTTTGCAGTTAACTCATTCGGGACGATTCGCGCGGCCCAATCGCAAGGATCAACCCGAACCACGGGCGGCACAGCGAAACCCGGCGCTGGACCGGCGTCTGGGGATCAAGGACGATTCCGGCCTGATCACCGATGATGAGCTAGCGACCTTGGTCGACGACTTCATCCGAGCCAGCGTGATGGCCGAAAAGATCGGATTTCAATTCGTCGACGTCAAACATTGTCACGGATATTTGGGGCATGAATTGCTGTCCGGCGTCGACCGATCCGGCAAGTACGGCGGCAGCTTCGAAAATCGAACGCGGTTCTTGCGAGACATTGTCCAGGGCGTTCGATCGGCGACGCGGAACATGAAGATCGGTGTCCGCGTCAGCGTGTTTGATTTTCTGCCCTATGTGCCCGGTGACGACCGCATCGGCGTTCCCGATGCCGACGGGGATCCACGCTTGGCTTTTGGCGGCGACGAAAATGGCTTGGGAATCGATCTGTCGCAGCCAGGCCAGTTCATGGAACTGTTGCAATCACTGGGCATTGAAATGGTTTGTACGACGTGCGGCAGCCCTTACTACAACCCGCATATCCAGCGTCCAGCCTATTTTCCGCCCAGCGACGGTTACCAACCGCCCGAGGACCCGCTGGTCGGCGTGACGCGTCAGATCCAAGCCACCGCGGCGCTCAAGCGGATGCACCCGAGCATGACATTGGTCGGATCGGGCTATACGTATCTTCAAGACTGGTTACCCGGGGTTGCCCAGGCGGTCGTTCGGCAGGGAATGGTCGACAGTGTCGGTCTGGGACGAATGGTCCTGTCGTATCCCGAACTTCCCGACGACGTGCTGACCGGTCAAGCATGGCAGCGTAAGAAGGTTTGTCGGACGTTCAGCGACTGTACCACCGCACCACGCAACGGGATGGTCAGCGGGTGTTATCCACTGGACCGCTTTTACAAAGACCGCCCCGAGCGGGATCAGTTGAAACAGATCAAACAGGCGTCCGCGGAATCCTGACAATCGTTATCAGCGGTCGATGATGCTCACATCCACTGGCTTCGTGGATTCCCCCCCGACGTGACGCGGATTGCAACCTAGGTTTCGAAAGAGGTTCTGTTTCATCCGCTAGTTTGTCGACGGTCATGTCAGCTGCACCGATTCCTTGGAAGCACATCCGCAACGTCTTGGTCCTGTTTTCGCCTTTGTGGGGCGGGGCCGCGGTGTTGTTCGGACTGTTCGGGCTCAGTTATTCCCTGTTCAGCAACGACGTTTGGTCGGCCAAACAGCCCTTGGTGATCCGCGACGAGGCGACCGGTTCGGTCGACCGACTGGGGCGATTTGCCAGCCAGAATGAATTGAAAGCCGCCCAAGAAACCATCTTGGAAATGGCCAAGAATCCCGAAGTGGTTGCGGCGGCATTGCGCCAGATCGGTCCCGACAAACGATCCCACGCCGACGATTGGCCCAGCGTCAAGACGATCGAAACGGTGGCCGACCAATGCGTGAATCTCGTCGCACCCCAGGGCAGCGAATTCGGCAGCAGCGAAGTGATCTATCTGTCGGTCAAAGCCAAGAAGCCTGACCGCGCGGTCGCGTTCTGTGGCGCCCTGTTCGACAACTTGACCGAACAACTACGAAAGGTGCGTCGTGTCCGTGCCGACAGCATCATTGTCGAACTGACCCACGCGCGTGATCTGGCGCGACAGAACCTGGACGAAGCATTGACGATGATCCAAGAGATCGAAGTCAAATCCGGGATCGACTTGGGAGAACTGCGAAACCTGAACGACACCATCAGCGGCGATGGAACCAGCCGACGAACGTTGGAAACGACGACCAGCGATCGGCAAGCGGCCGAGTTGGCGCTGTCCAAGCTGGAAGCTTTTCATCAGCTGTTGGTCGACGGGGCATCGGATCCGCAAAAGCTGTTGATCAGTGGTGACGAATTGATGTCCAGCCAACCTTCGCTGCAGCGATTGAAGGAAGGCTTGATCGATGCCCAGTTGGAAACCAGCAAGCTGGCCGGAAACCACACCGTGCTGAACCCCAAACGACGTGTCGCCATGGCCGTCGAAGAAGAGATCAAACGTCGTCTGCAGCAGGAGGCGGCCGCGGTGGTTCGCGGGATGCAACCGGAACTGAAATTGGCACGCGACCGCGTCAATCGTTTGCGTCAGCAAGAAGCCGATTTGACCAAGAAGCTGGCTCACCTGGCTGAAATCCGGGCGACCTATGCAAAGCTGGACGCACAACTGAAAAACCGCACCGAGCAATTTGCCGCGGCCGAAGCCGCCCTGGCCGAAGCACGTGCCAGTCGATCGGCTGCGCTGTCGACGAACTTGATCGCCGAACTGGGGCCACCCCAAGTGGGCGATTCACCCATCAGTATGTCGGGAACCATGCTGACCGCCGGCTCGACGACTGCGGGGCTGATGTTCGGTCTTGGCATCGTTTTCTTGATCGCACCGGGGCCATCGGGTAAGACCTACGGTCGTCGCTGGAGCGATTACCTGGGCGGTCGCCGTGCGTCGGATCATTCGTCCGGCAGTGAAGCCGGCGGCGGTCAAAGTTTTCCCAATGATCGACGCGCCAAGCCGCGGACCTGATGAACGATTCTGACGCCAGCGAAGATGTGACGACTGTTGGACAACCGCAGTCACCGCCGCCCGCACCGGCGAAGAATCGCGATTCTTTGCAACGCAATTATCGAATTCTGCGCGACGATCGCATCGTTGATACCGTTGCCAAACTGGAAAAGCGGATCCAGGATCGCTTTCCAGATTCCGGTTTGGCCAATTTGTGTGGCGAACTGCTGCAAGTGGCCCAGTCCGCGTCGCAAACGTCGGACTTTATCGGCCGGCCGATCCCGTCGATCCGCTGGTCTGGATACTTGTTGGCCTTTGTCTTATTCACGCTGATCATCGGCACGGTGGTCGAAAGTATCGTGCTGTTCGGGGTCGATACGGATGAACTGCGGTTGACCGACATCATCCAAACCTTTGATGCCGGTATCAGTGCGATGATCTTCATCACGGCCGCCATCTATTTTCTGATCAGCCTGGAAGCTCGCATCAAACGTCAGCGCGCTCTGACGGCGATTCATGAACTGCGATCTTTGGCGCACGTCGTGGACATGCACCAATTGACCAAGGATCCCGAACGGGCCATGCCCAATTGGTTGGCCACGGATCATTCGCCACGGACGACGATGACCCCGCTGCAGTTGAAACGCTACCTGGATTACTGCACCGAAATGCTGTCGTTGGTCGGGAAGATCGCGGCGCTGTACATCACGCGATTCGACGACCCCGTTGCGGTGGCCGCTGCCAGCGAGGTCGAACAGTTGACCACGGGGCTGTCACGCAAGATCTGGCAAAAGATCATCACGACCAACTTGGCCGGTCGTATGCAAGGATCGCTGAATCTTCCCGACCCGCCACTTTCCACCTGAGCCGCGGCCCGGGCGCAATCAGATGCAGTGCGGTGGCATCCGATAAAATCGTCGGCACTCCGGGCGACCACACGTGTCGCTGAGTATCGGAGATTTGTTGCGAGCGGGATTTGTGGGTGCGGGTGTGATGATGCGTTGGTGGTTGGGAATTGGGGCTTGCTGCTTCCTTTGGTGGTTTGCTGGAGTTTCGGTCGCCGCCGACAGCACGACCTTACCCATGGTGGCTGATCCCGATTTGCGGCTGACGTTGATCGCGTCGGACCCCGACATCGTGACGCCGATCGGTCTGGCGATTGATGCCTCGGGCCGCTTGTTCGTCTTGGAATCGCATACCCACGAAGCCGCGGCAGATTATCCGGGGCCCGATTCGGATCGCATCAAGGTTTTCGCCGACGAAGACGGCGACGGCGATTACGAATCGGTCACCATCTTTGCCGATGGCTTGGTGCAAGGATTGACGATCGCGTTTTCGCCGGCGGGAGATCTGTATGCCGTGTGTGCCAGGTCGGTCTATCGGTTGCCCGACCGTGATGGGGATGGCCGCTGTGACGGGCTACAGCGAATCATCGATGTCAAAACGAAAGGACGCTATTCCCACAACGCTTTGCTGGGGATCACGTTCGATGCCGACGGAAACCTGTTCCTTTCGCGAGGCAATCTGGGCGGCCAAGCGTACCGTGTGGTGGGTTCCGACGGCACGGAAGTTCGGGGCTACGGCGATGGCGGAAACATCATGCGCTCCAACGCCGATGGCGGGCGATTGATCGAATACGCGACCGGATTCTGGAATCCGTTTGGAATCAAGTTCGACGGAAATGGGCGTCTGCTGTGTGTCGACAATGATCCGGATGCTCGTGGACCGAATCGACTGATTCACGTCGTTCGGGGCGGTGATTACGGATACCGTTCGCTGCATGGAGGAAGCGGCACCCATCCGTATCAAGGTTGGGACGGCGATCCGCTGAGCGATCCGCCGGGTACCCTGCCCTACATCAGTGGCACCGGCGAAGCACCGTGTGATTTGTTGGATCTGTCACGGACGAATTTTCCGACGAAGTATCGCGACAGTTTGCTAGTCAGCGTCTGGACAGAAAACACGATCGAATGGCATCAAATGCGGCCAAAGGGAATCTCCGTCACTGCTGACGTCGATCGATTGATTCAGGGCGACACCGATTTTCGTCCGGTGGCGTTTGATGTGGGGCCCGGTGGTGATGTCTTTTTCACGGATTGGGTCCAGGTGGATTATCCCAATCATGGACGCGGCCGCATTTGGCGACTGTCATCGACCCGGACCGAAACCGATGCGATTTCGCCACGCCCGATGTTGGACTCGAGATCATCAGACAATGCCGGCGATCGTTTTCGCCAAGCAGCAGAATCGATTGCGGAATCGAACCAAGGGATCATCGATGCACTGGGGACCGAAGACCCCTTCCAGAATCACCTTGGTGTGATGCAGCTTGCTTCACCGGAGAATTCAGCGTTGCGGCAAAAACTGGTCGCGTCATCGGACCCGAAGCTTCGTTTGGCGTCGTTGTTGGCATCACGACGAGCGACGCTTTCACCCGATCAAGCGATGCGGATCGTCGATGGTTTTCTTACAGATACCAGCCCGATCATCCGTCGTGCTGCGCTGATTTGGGCTGGTGAAGATCGTTTGGTGGAACTTCAAGACCGAATCGAAGGTTCCATCCGGCCCGCCAACACGACACCCGTCCTGATGGAGACGTATCTGGCGACAGCGGAAATCTTGACGTCTGAATTCTCCGAAGCCTTCGAGCATCGCGTTGTCAAAGCCAAACAGCTGCCCAAAAAGGATGTGGGAACCTTGGTCCGCCGAATCGCCTGGGATTCCAGCATTCAGCCCGCCGTCCGCGCGATCGCGATCAGGCGGCTGCAGCCGCCGTTGACCGATTCGACGGCCGATCGATTGATCCAGACGGCTCATTCGACCGATCACCTCGCGGCCATGGCCGCCATCGGTGTTCTGGGCAAGTTGACCAACCCAAGGTCACGCGAGTGCCTGATGACCGTCGCGATGGATGCGTCACGGTCGTCCGAACTGCGATGCGAGGCACTGTTGATGCTGGCAAGCGACCCGGAACTGGATCCCAAGCCGTTGCTGTCGTTGCTTGATGACGCACAGCCCAGTGTTGCCGAAGAAGCGGCGCGAACACTGCGGTCCTTCATTGCCGATCCGATCGTGCGAGCCGCTGCGGAACGTCGATTGGAAACATCATTGACGTCGCCCGATGCCGTCACGCGTCACTTCGCGATGGCTTTGGGGCGACCCGCCGATGACCGACCGGAGAAGCATGACGACTGGCTGCGATACGCGTCATCTGGCGGCGACCCGGCGGCGGGGCGTCGAGTGTTTCTTAGTAACCATGCGACGTGCGCGAAATGTCATTCGCTTTCCGGACGCGACGACACCTTGGGGCCCGACCTTAGCCGTATCGCGTTGTCGGTCGATCGTTCGCAATTGATCCGATCGGTGCTGAATCCGTCAGCGGACTTTGCGCCGCAGTATCAAGCCTGGACGATCTTAACCGCCGACGGCCAGGTGGTGACGGGGTTGCAGATCGACCAGAAAGCCGGTGGCGCGATTGAGATCATGTCGACCGACGGCGTGATGCGACGCATCGAGGGCGATGACGTCGAAGATTACCAAGCGTCACGACGATCGGTCATGCCGTCCGGACTGGAACAAAATCTGACGGCCACCGAGTTTCGTGACTTGATCGCGTTCTTAGCGTCCCGCAAATAGGCACCAACGCGAGGCGCCGACAGTGCCGCAATCATTCGTCCGTTGCGATCGAATAGGAAGGGATCAATCGAATATCGGATAGTACGTATTGAACGCGGCTTCACAAAAGACGGCCGGGTCGTTGAACCGGCGATGTTGATCCAGGCCGCTGATCGATTCCATTTGTGATTCGGTCAACTCAAAATCGAACAGATTCAGATTGTCCGCCAAGTGCGCCGCCTGCTGGCTTTTGGGAATCACCGCCGTGCCTCGTTGGACGCCCCACCGCAGGACGACTTGAGCGGTGGATCGACCGGTTTCTTCCGCGATGCGTTGCACAACCGGATTGTCCAAGACCGAATCGGATGCTTCGGCCATCCCCAGCGGCTGATAGCTCTTGGCACCCAGCGGTGAAAACGCCGTCACGGCGATGTTTTCGCTTTGCGCATATCGCACCAGATGGTTTTGCGTCAGGTAGGGGTGAAGTTCCACCTGCAGAACCGAAGGCCGAATGCGGCAATCGCTGATCAAATCGCGGATCAGTGAGACGCCGAAATTGCAAATCCCGATATGTCGGACCAAGCCTGCGTCGACCAGTTCTTCCATCGCAGCCCATGTTTCGCGGATCGGCACTTGGACCGGTTTCATCGCCGGTGATTCCGCATCAGGATCGAAGAACCAAGCGGGCGGATACCGGTCTTCGAAGGGAACAAATTCCAACGAGATCGGAAAGTGGATGTGGTACAGGTCTAAATAATCCAGCTGCAGATCCCGCAGCGTTTTCTCCACCGCCAAACGAACGTGTTCCCGGCGGTGATACGTGTTCCACAGCTTGCTGGTCACCCACAGTTCGTCGCGACCGATCGATCCGCCGGAAAACTGTTTGGACATCGCGGCACCAATCTCCGCTTCGTTTCCATAATCGCAAGCACAATCGAAATGGCGATAACCCAGATCGATTGCGGTCGAGACGACTTGATCACATTGGTCGCCGGGGATCTTCCAAAATCCCAAACCGACCTTTGGCAACTTGCTGCCATCGGCCAGGACAAGGTCCGTTGAAGAAGCGTCAGAATGATTCATGTTCAAAGCAATGATGCGTCATGCGTTAATTGGAAAGATCGGCCGACGGATTCAACCCGCCAAGGTCGTGACGACGAGTCGCGTCGGATGCGGTTGGCACGGATGGTCGTGGCGGAATCGTTCAGGGAACCCGCAGAATTTAGTCTTCCAAGACCATGATTTCGACACGGCGGAAATCAATCGGATGGCTTTCGGATTGCAATGAAATCGAACCACCGCTCAGCATCAGCCCGCCGGCTTTCTCGCTCAGTTCCTTGGCGTGGGCGTCGCGCGGATCCAATTGCGGTTGTTGGTATTCCAGAACGACATCGCCGTCCAAGATGTGCTTGACGACTTTGTTGCCGCGGACTTCGATCTCCGCGGTCACCCACTGTTCACCGTGATAGGTCTTTGACGACGACTTGGTGCAGTGCGGCAAGAACAACTTGTTTTGATAGAACACGTTGGTTCCCGGGGTGCACAAGTTGGAGGTTGTTCGATCGTTGGTGCCATCACCACCCAACAATTGGACTTCGATCGATGTTGGAAAATCTTGGTCCTTGGTCATCTGTTCGGGGCGTTCACCGTGGATCATCACGCCGCTGTTGCGGAGAGCCCATCCCGGTCCGCCTTTGCATTGTTCGCCGACAAATCGGTATTCGACTCGGAATCGATAGTTGGAAAAGTCGTCCTGGTAAAACAAGTGCCCGAAGGTTTCGTTGAACTTGTCGTACTGGTCGTAGCGGACCTTTAGCAAACCGTCTTCGACGCGAAAGGTGTTGTAGG is from Crateriforma conspicua and encodes:
- a CDS encoding PVC-type heme-binding CxxCH protein, with the translated sequence MSLSIGDLLRAGFVGAGVMMRWWLGIGACCFLWWFAGVSVAADSTTLPMVADPDLRLTLIASDPDIVTPIGLAIDASGRLFVLESHTHEAAADYPGPDSDRIKVFADEDGDGDYESVTIFADGLVQGLTIAFSPAGDLYAVCARSVYRLPDRDGDGRCDGLQRIIDVKTKGRYSHNALLGITFDADGNLFLSRGNLGGQAYRVVGSDGTEVRGYGDGGNIMRSNADGGRLIEYATGFWNPFGIKFDGNGRLLCVDNDPDARGPNRLIHVVRGGDYGYRSLHGGSGTHPYQGWDGDPLSDPPGTLPYISGTGEAPCDLLDLSRTNFPTKYRDSLLVSVWTENTIEWHQMRPKGISVTADVDRLIQGDTDFRPVAFDVGPGGDVFFTDWVQVDYPNHGRGRIWRLSSTRTETDAISPRPMLDSRSSDNAGDRFRQAAESIAESNQGIIDALGTEDPFQNHLGVMQLASPENSALRQKLVASSDPKLRLASLLASRRATLSPDQAMRIVDGFLTDTSPIIRRAALIWAGEDRLVELQDRIEGSIRPANTTPVLMETYLATAEILTSEFSEAFEHRVVKAKQLPKKDVGTLVRRIAWDSSIQPAVRAIAIRRLQPPLTDSTADRLIQTAHSTDHLAAMAAIGVLGKLTNPRSRECLMTVAMDASRSSELRCEALLMLASDPELDPKPLLSLLDDAQPSVAEEAARTLRSFIADPIVRAAAERRLETSLTSPDAVTRHFAMALGRPADDRPEKHDDWLRYASSGGDPAAGRRVFLSNHATCAKCHSLSGRDDTLGPDLSRIALSVDRSQLIRSVLNPSADFAPQYQAWTILTADGQVVTGLQIDQKAGGAIEIMSTDGVMRRIEGDDVEDYQASRRSVMPSGLEQNLTATEFRDLIAFLASRK
- a CDS encoding GumC domain-containing protein, with the translated sequence MSAAPIPWKHIRNVLVLFSPLWGGAAVLFGLFGLSYSLFSNDVWSAKQPLVIRDEATGSVDRLGRFASQNELKAAQETILEMAKNPEVVAAALRQIGPDKRSHADDWPSVKTIETVADQCVNLVAPQGSEFGSSEVIYLSVKAKKPDRAVAFCGALFDNLTEQLRKVRRVRADSIIVELTHARDLARQNLDEALTMIQEIEVKSGIDLGELRNLNDTISGDGTSRRTLETTTSDRQAAELALSKLEAFHQLLVDGASDPQKLLISGDELMSSQPSLQRLKEGLIDAQLETSKLAGNHTVLNPKRRVAMAVEEEIKRRLQQEAAAVVRGMQPELKLARDRVNRLRQQEADLTKKLAHLAEIRATYAKLDAQLKNRTEQFAAAEAALAEARASRSAALSTNLIAELGPPQVGDSPISMSGTMLTAGSTTAGLMFGLGIVFLIAPGPSGKTYGRRWSDYLGGRRASDHSSGSEAGGGQSFPNDRRAKPRT
- a CDS encoding oxidoreductase, with translation MSTYPRIAALKTHDAFTARLFQLGLDLPCDADVASGPDSPLADGIEVDGLTVGNRFCILPMEGWDGTTDGKPTDLTHRRWKNFGISGAKWMWGGEAVAVRHDGRANPNQLLINEDNLSSIADLRQTLLDAHAERFDTTDDLLVGLQLTHSGRFARPNRKDQPEPRAAQRNPALDRRLGIKDDSGLITDDELATLVDDFIRASVMAEKIGFQFVDVKHCHGYLGHELLSGVDRSGKYGGSFENRTRFLRDIVQGVRSATRNMKIGVRVSVFDFLPYVPGDDRIGVPDADGDPRLAFGGDENGLGIDLSQPGQFMELLQSLGIEMVCTTCGSPYYNPHIQRPAYFPPSDGYQPPEDPLVGVTRQIQATAALKRMHPSMTLVGSGYTYLQDWLPGVAQAVVRQGMVDSVGLGRMVLSYPELPDDVLTGQAWQRKKVCRTFSDCTTAPRNGMVSGCYPLDRFYKDRPERDQLKQIKQASAES
- a CDS encoding aldo/keto reductase; the protein is MNHSDASSTDLVLADGSKLPKVGLGFWKIPGDQCDQVVSTAIDLGYRHFDCACDYGNEAEIGAAMSKQFSGGSIGRDELWVTSKLWNTYHRREHVRLAVEKTLRDLQLDYLDLYHIHFPISLEFVPFEDRYPPAWFFDPDAESPAMKPVQVPIRETWAAMEELVDAGLVRHIGICNFGVSLIRDLISDCRIRPSVLQVELHPYLTQNHLVRYAQSENIAVTAFSPLGAKSYQPLGMAEASDSVLDNPVVQRIAEETGRSTAQVVLRWGVQRGTAVIPKSQQAAHLADNLNLFDFELTESQMESISGLDQHRRFNDPAVFCEAAFNTYYPIFD
- a CDS encoding 3-keto-disaccharide hydrolase; this encodes MFRCFAVLTFVLCGNIIVFADKPEPGKWTSLFNGKDLTGWTPKIRYQETGVDPYNTFRVEDGLLKVRYDQYDKFNETFGHLFYQDDFSNYRFRVEYRFVGEQCKGGPGWALRNSGVMIHGERPEQMTKDQDFPTSIEVQLLGGDGTNDRTTSNLCTPGTNVFYQNKLFLPHCTKSSSKTYHGEQWVTAEIEVRGNKVVKHILDGDVVLEYQQPQLDPRDAHAKELSEKAGGLMLSGGSISLQSESHPIDFRRVEIMVLED
- a CDS encoding helix-turn-helix domain-containing protein, which translates into the protein MSDRRTSRPVDEVLPDFGVFVFESHHTGDFSMDFRSHRFVKLIYVLEGAGKLETQSITKPFQSGDVIVVPPELRHRVVDAPEQPSRLYVACISLNLLRFDSAIAKRFAFFVLGDPHLTTRVAVTMRRMVYRQQTLDDSISLSMVADALRLLESVLDPRTHVRKRVARGMTRDQESMRRYVSYLEDYFFEATTIDEAAASLGMSRRHFTKLFSQRTGTTWLNFVRGKAVDHAKKRLQDTSIPIASVAFECGFNDLTTFYRQFKKHAGMSPAKYRQQSDQAEDSDR